ATCGGCCTGGGCAATAATATCAATGATCAGAGTTTTTCGATGAATGATTATATAGATTTTATGGGAGGGCTAGGCTCTTTTATGCAAGGTGGAGGTGGAGGTAGAATGCGTATAGAGGTTGGAGGAGAATCAGGGCTGCCCGTAGGAGGTGGTGCTGTCCAAGGAATACAAAGGTCTATGGCAGGGGGCATCAATATCAATCGAAATATTACCAGCAAGACTGAACTGACAGCAAGCTACCTCCTCAATGAGATGAAAAATGCCCTGGTGAATTCTACAGAAAGGCAAAGTTTGCTTAGCGAGCAATCATACAATAGCAAAGAGGATGAAGATCGGATAAGTAATAACAACGGTCACAATATCACTTTCAGGCTCAAATCAAAGCTGGATTCATTTCAAAACCTGATCATTCGGGGCAACGGGGGTTGGAGCGCCAATAAATACAACAGTGACTTGCAGAATCTTACCTTTCTGACAGCAAATATGCCCGTCAACCAAAGTGCAAGACAATACCTGGCCAATGGGAATGGATTTAATTTTACCACCTCGCTCACCTGGCAGCGCAGATTTAAAAAGTCGGGTCGTTCCCTGGTATTGAGTACTTCAGGTAGGTTTGGCAATACGGACAGGGATGGCTATCTGGATGCGATCAATCAATATTTTATTGGTAGTATATATGCAGACACTATACTTCAAAATCAACTTTATACAGATCGGGGAAACCAATATGATGGAAGAATATCCTATACCGAGCCTCTTGGCAAAAAACAATACCTGGAGTGGAACGCATATGCAGCCAACAGCAGGAACAAAACCAATACAGATTTCTATGATATCATCGATCCGGGGATAGAGATCAGAAATGAATTATTATCTAACAATTACAATCGCGGGTATACTGTGTATAATACCGGAGTGCGAATGATCAAAAACCGCAGTAAGTATTATTTGTCCTATGGAGTGAGTCTTCAACATGCTGCACTAAATGGGGAAGTATTGAATAATGAAAACCCAATTACAGTGGGTTTCACCCGCCTGCTGCCGGAGGCCAATCTCAATTACGAATTTGGCACTGCTCATCACCTCAACTTTGATTATTCTACCAGGGTACAAGAACCCTCTTTGCAGCAGTTGCAACCTACGAGTAACAATTCAGATCCACTCAATATCTATGTGGGCAATCCTTCCCTTAGACCAGAGTATGTTCATTCATTCAATACTTCGTATTTTCGCTACAACCAGTTTTCTTTTACTTCTATTTTCGGCAATCTTGGATACAATTATACCCGAAATAGAATCACTGACCTGATCGAGGTAGACTCTCTGTATCGTCGCACCATACAGCCTGTCAATGTGAAAGATGAAAAAGCGATGCGTGGCAATATCGAATTCAGTACGCCCATCAAGCCATTAAAATAGTATCTAAGATCAGACTTCGGTCTCAATTGGCCAAGAGTATTCTTTTCGTCAATAGCGAAAAAACAGGGTCAATCGATTTGGCAATGCGGTGACTTTTTCTTTGGAGAACAGGAGAAAAGAAAAAGTGGACGCCCTGGCTGGAATCAAGCTGAGTGGTAACACTGCTGAATACTCCATACAAAAGAGTCTAAATCAAAAATATAAAGAGACAAATCTTTTTGGTGAGCTCACTTACACTCCCAATACCCATTGGTCATTACATTCGGAGTATGATTATATTTCATACTCACAATCCAGCCAGCCTGATAAATTGGTGGTGCCTCTTTGGAAAGCCAGTCTCACCCGTTATGTGGGCAAAGATCAAAGGCTAAAAGTCATCGCCACGGTGTTTGACATCCTGGATCGCAACAAAGGGATCAGCAGAAGTAGCCAACTCAATTACCTGGAGACCCAGCGAACCAATGCACTCGGCAGATACTATATGTTGGGGCTGGCCTATTCGATCAGGGGATTTAAGAAAGCCGAAGGTGGTATTCATATAGAAATCAATGATCGCGATGATCATAGGTAATACAAAAAATGATTTAGAGTAAGCTTAGATGTGGTCGGTCTTTTAATCCGGGTCGACTGCATTTTTAACTCTCCGGTTAAAATTAATCCGAGATCGTTCATTTGAATTTCTATGAACGATCTGATGATTGATTGATTAATGAATTGTGAACTTTTTGATGGAAGAATTTATTTCATAATCAATATCAGGATTAACCTCTGACAGAGTGACTGATGGTTCTATCAGCATCCCGATATTCATCATCGGGATCCGAAGGATAAAAAATTCAACCGCTAATGAATTTTTCCATCTAACTTCCCGCCAAGCGTTGACTACCAATAATTAATTCATCTGTATTTATTTCCATATGTTTTATTAATTTATTGATTGTCTTCAACGTTCTTTGTCTTTTTTTTAATTTGTACTGATCCATATCTATTGGCTTATATGGTTGTTTTTTTGTGATCATATTCCAAATAATCACAGCCATTTTTCTGGCGGTTGCAGTAATTGCCGCTCCTCTTCCTTTTTGTAAGCTATTTTTTGAAAAAAATGAAGCAGGTAACCTGTTTTTTTTCTACTAATTGTATTGGCTGCATTTCGTAGTGTCAATGTAAATTTATTGGTAGTCTGTGGGGTCTTGGAGCTTATGATTTTACCTCCGGTTTTCTTATTATTTGGAGCCAACCGTAACCAACTGACAAACTTCGAGGCTGTACTAAATTTGAATATATCTCTTCCTACTTCCGCCAATAATGACATCACAGTGGCTTCACTGACACACTCTATTTCCATTAGGTCAACACCATAATATTGATAACTTGTTGTACAGACATTTAAACTGCTGCTATTTCTTGACTTTTGTTTCTTCGTCAGATTAATTTTACCAGCTTCTTCTGCCCCTTGTGATTCAATAATTTGATCAAAACAATTCTTCATTTGTTGATCGCAATTTTCTATTCGATTACGAACATACTGATATGCTTGATGGAGATCTTTCAGAATATAGAGTTGATTATCATTCCACCTTCCTTGAAGGTATTGTGCTAGTTCTTGATGACTTTTCTGATTCGCGAATCGGCCAGTATAGCTAATTTATTTCCATCTCGTTGACCTTCTACAATTGCCTGTATTATCGATTGTCCTGTTTTGCCTCCCAAATCATTGATGGCTACATCCAGACGGATATTCATTTGTCTCATGCATTGGCCTATTCGGTTCAATAACCTAGAACTCTCGTCGATCAGATTATTTCGATGTCGATTTAATGTTCTTATTTCCATAGTTGCATTGGATGGCAAAAAACAAGATTTCAAAAACCCATAGGTGAATAATTTTTGTATCCATTTACAATCTTTTACATCTGTTTTTTGACCGCCGATACCCTTAGTATGGCTTCCATGCACCAGGCTAACTTCAAATCCTGCTTCTTGAAGTGCCAAGAATAAAGTCTGAAAATAACTCCCTGTACTCTCCATTGCTACATGAGTTATTTGGTGAACTTTGAGAAAATCTATCATCAAATTATGATCATCGGTATTGATTCCAAATTTCCTTACCTGATCATCAGACTGTCCCACCGCTACCATGTGGAATCGAGACCCTACATCAATCCCTGCGCTGTGAGGGTAAACAATTTGCCATACTTCTTCCTTTTTCTTTTCCATTTCTTTTCATTTTTAAAAATTAATTAAAAATGCTCTTGAAAGAAATGTATTTTTAGAACTCATTATTATTCCATACGGGGTTCTTGATCTCGACTTCCATCGGGATCAAGACCACCATTAAACTTTCTAAGAGCCCTCGCTAAAAACGAGGGCTTTACATTCCAGCCATGATTTGGGTGGGGTTTTGATACGCCATTTAACTCAAGGGCTTCTTTTTCAAGAGCTATCAAAATGGAAGTTAGCTGTATAATTTTACTATTGTTTTCAATAGTCTCTTTGTTTTGGGTTAATAACACGTAGTGCGTGTCGAATCACAGTTAAGTCGATCCCTGGTCCAGCTATCGGAAGAAGTAGTATACACGAGGGGACACAAGGTTGCATCCAACACGTAAGCGCATCCAATGATAATTTTTTCACCTGATATACTGGGCTCCATTGCACCGGGTATTTTGAATTGGCAAGAAGATTTTTTGCTCCATAGGTCTGCGCTCAGATCAAAAGAATACCAATCATTTAAATCCGGAAGTGGTTGCGCCGTGCTCAATCCCATATACAAAAGGTTAGAATAAAATACCATCATGGGCGCTAACCGGTCAGCTCCGGGAAAATCAGCTTTAGGTATCCATTGAGTAATGGTACTATCATACAACCAAAAATCTGTAGGAAAGTTTGGATACACCGTATGACTAAAATAATGATACGATTTGGATTTGGATTTTAACTCTACGGACCCGACCCTGGTAATGTCTTCCTGCAGTGGGAGGGTATGATCATAAATCTCTATACCTGGTTCGTTTTTTGCACAAGACCCACAAAAAAGGATTAAAAGAAGAAAAACTAAAGATCTGATAGTCATGTCATAACGATTGAGTACATCAAA
Above is a genomic segment from Saprospiraceae bacterium containing:
- a CDS encoding TonB-dependent receptor, which translates into the protein MLPSASALPNIDVIGEYDLMKIGKDTVEYNAKAFKVQPGAAVEDLLKRLPGLEVQRDGSVKAYGEDVQNVLVDGKEFFGKDTRIATKNLEADAVDKVQVFDKRSDMAEFTGVEDGRDEKTINLKLKENRKNGHFGTAELAGGTHDRFKTKFNLNRFAPKARTSIIGLGNNINDQSFSMNDYIDFMGGLGSFMQGGGGGRMRIEVGGESGLPVGGGAVQGIQRSMAGGININRNITSKTELTASYLLNEMKNALVNSTERQSLLSEQSYNSKEDEDRISNNNGHNITFRLKSKLDSFQNLIIRGNGGWSANKYNSDLQNLTFLTANMPVNQSARQYLANGNGFNFTTSLTWQRRFKKSGRSLVLSTSGRFGNTDRDGYLDAINQYFIGSIYADTILQNQLYTDRGNQYDGRISYTEPLGKKQYLEWNAYAANSRNKTNTDFYDIIDPGIEIRNELLSNNYNRGYTVYNTGVRMIKNRSKYYLSYGVSLQHAALNGEVLNNENPITVGFTRLLPEANLNYEFGTAHHLNFDYSTRVQEPSLQQLQPTSNNSDPLNIYVGNPSLRPEYVHSFNTSYFRYNQFSFTSIFGNLGYNYTRNRITDLIEVDSLYRRTIQPVNVKDEKAMRGNIEFSTPIKPLK
- a CDS encoding transposase, which encodes MKNCFDQIIESQGAEEAGKINLTKKQKSRNSSSLNVCTTSYQYYGVDLMEIECVSEATVMSLLAEVGRDIFKFSTASKFVSWLRLAPNNKKTGGKIISSKTPQTTNKFTLTLRNAANTISRKKTGYLLHFFQKIAYKKEEERQLLQPPEKWL
- a CDS encoding transposase, which encodes MEKKKEEVWQIVYPHSAGIDVGSRFHMVAVGQSDDQVRKFGINTDDHNLMIDFLKVHQITHVAMESTGSYFQTLFLALQEAGFEVSLVHGSHTKGIGGQKTDVKDCKWIQKLFTYGFLKSCFLPSNATMEIRTLNRHRNNLIDESSRLLNRIGQCMRQMNIRLDVAINDLGGKTGQSIIQAIVEGQRDGNKLAILADSRIRKVIKN